In a genomic window of candidate division WOR-3 bacterium:
- a CDS encoding MFS transporter, translating to MPSENGETRPVLTIRLPATFAAFRHRNYRLYWFGNIISFTGTWMQNVAKSWLVLSVTNSPFLVGLDSAMNWLPVWLVSLPAGVLADRFNKRNLMLVTQSVLAFFALLLAILTWTKVITIYQILLISFLAGIFVALNAPVAQTLVPELVNRKDVLNAIALNSSMFNLARMIGPAIAGSVLTFSGPAPVFAINATSFLAIILALALIRLDQPANKLQPEPLLTQLVSGLRYVRSHPDIRLLILLIGIFSSFGIVYIPLLPVIARDVLGQGARGYGLMMTALGAGALAGGLTLATLSRTRHRGKILLAGTLSLGLLLLAFSFCRSYHLALILLLLVGFCQTSIASLTNTLIQTLTPDYIRGRVMSIFSLFFNGMFPLGSLIGGSIAQRWSACSALLVSGVVVLLTLTIVTLIRPQLHHI from the coding sequence ATGCCTTCCGAAAACGGAGAGACCCGTCCGGTTCTGACCATCCGCCTGCCCGCCACCTTTGCCGCATTCCGGCACAGAAACTACCGGCTCTACTGGTTCGGCAACATAATCTCATTTACCGGCACCTGGATGCAGAATGTTGCCAAAAGCTGGCTTGTACTCTCAGTTACCAACTCACCATTCCTTGTCGGCCTGGACTCGGCGATGAACTGGCTGCCGGTCTGGCTTGTCTCCCTTCCGGCCGGGGTCCTGGCAGACCGGTTCAACAAGCGCAACCTGATGCTGGTCACCCAGTCGGTCCTCGCCTTCTTTGCCCTCCTGCTCGCAATCCTCACCTGGACAAAAGTCATCACCATCTATCAGATTCTTCTCATCTCCTTTCTTGCCGGCATCTTTGTCGCGCTCAATGCGCCCGTTGCCCAGACGCTTGTGCCCGAACTGGTCAACCGCAAGGATGTGCTCAACGCCATCGCCCTCAACTCCTCAATGTTCAACCTCGCCCGGATGATCGGACCGGCGATCGCCGGCTCAGTTCTGACCTTCTCCGGTCCGGCACCGGTATTTGCCATCAACGCTACCAGCTTTCTCGCCATCATCCTCGCCCTTGCCCTGATCCGGCTGGATCAACCGGCAAATAAACTCCAGCCGGAACCGCTCCTCACTCAGCTTGTCTCCGGCTTGCGCTATGTCCGGTCCCATCCGGACATCCGCCTGCTCATCCTGCTTATCGGCATCTTCTCCTCATTCGGAATTGTCTACATTCCGCTGCTGCCGGTCATTGCCCGGGATGTCCTCGGACAGGGAGCACGCGGCTACGGTCTGATGATGACCGCTCTGGGTGCCGGTGCGTTGGCTGGCGGATTAACTCTGGCAACATTAAGCCGAACCCGGCACCGGGGCAAAATCCTTCTTGCCGGCACCCTGAGCCTCGGACTGCTCCTTTTAGCCTTTTCCTTCTGCCGCAGTTACCACCTTGCCCTGATCCTGCTTCTGCTCGTCGGCTTCTGCCAGACCAGCATCGCCTCCCTGACTAACACCCTGATTCAGACCCTGACACCGGATTACATCCGCGGCAGAGTGATGAGCATCTTCTCCCTTTTCTTCAACGGCATGTTTCCGCTCGGCAGCCTGATCGGCGGTTCAATTGCTCAGCGCTGGAGCGCCTGTTCGGCACTGCTTGTTTCCGGGGTTGTTGTCCTCTTGACACTTACCATTGTCACCCTGATCCGCCCCCAGCTCCACCACATCTGA
- a CDS encoding DNA recombination protein RmuC: protein MAGSGLALLILLVCALILAVLVLVLFKLRRPGDTEPSAATLLLQQIETVRQEQTRALEANAQLLNQRLAEMQQVLLESTNAVGARLDHTAQLSGELNRRLGELAAAAQNILDVGKNLASLQDILRAPKPRGVLGEFFLGNILQEMVPNNYELQYRFRSGERVDAVVRLGGKLVPIDAKFPLEDFQRLLAAGDENERLTLRRQFLQRVKKHIDAIAQKYILPDEGTFDFALMYIPAENVYYETIVTSAEQEESVLNYAFARKVIPVSPGTIYAYLQAIVLGLRGMQVERQAQEILAHLGRLQSDISRFQEKFQILGNHLTNAHNRYEEAARELERLTVRLASAVPVADRKSESRQA from the coding sequence ATGGCCGGTTCCGGGCTGGCGCTGCTCATTCTGCTCGTCTGTGCTCTTATTCTTGCCGTTCTCGTGCTGGTTTTGTTCAAGTTGCGGCGTCCCGGTGATACTGAGCCGTCGGCTGCGACACTGCTGCTCCAGCAGATTGAAACGGTTCGTCAGGAGCAGACTCGAGCACTGGAGGCAAATGCCCAGCTGCTGAATCAGCGGCTGGCGGAGATGCAGCAGGTGCTGCTGGAGAGCACAAACGCGGTCGGGGCGCGGCTTGATCATACTGCCCAGCTTAGTGGCGAGTTGAACCGGAGGCTGGGTGAGTTGGCAGCAGCGGCGCAGAATATTCTGGATGTGGGCAAAAATCTGGCGTCGCTGCAGGATATTCTGCGCGCACCCAAACCGAGAGGCGTCCTGGGTGAATTTTTCCTCGGCAATATTCTTCAGGAGATGGTGCCGAACAATTATGAACTGCAGTATCGGTTCCGCAGTGGTGAGCGGGTTGATGCGGTGGTACGGCTCGGTGGAAAGCTGGTGCCGATTGATGCCAAGTTTCCACTTGAGGATTTTCAGCGGCTGCTGGCTGCCGGCGACGAGAATGAACGTCTGACACTCCGGCGGCAGTTTTTGCAAAGGGTGAAAAAGCACATCGATGCCATCGCCCAGAAATACATTCTGCCGGATGAAGGGACTTTTGATTTTGCGCTGATGTACATCCCGGCAGAGAATGTTTACTATGAGACAATCGTTACTTCTGCAGAGCAGGAGGAGAGCGTTCTGAATTATGCGTTTGCCCGCAAGGTAATCCCGGTATCACCGGGAACAATTTATGCCTACCTGCAGGCGATTGTGCTTGGTCTGCGGGGGATGCAGGTCGAGCGGCAGGCACAGGAGATACTTGCCCATCTGGGCCGGCTGCAGTCCGATATCAGCCGGTTCCAGGAGAAGTTTCAGATTCTGGGTAACCATCTGACCAACGCCCATAACCGCTATGAGGAGGCGGCACGGGAACTGGAGCGCCTGACCGTCAGGCTGGCATCGGCTGTGCCGGTCGCAGACCGCAAATCTGAGAGCCGTCAAGCGTGA
- a CDS encoding acyl--CoA ligase yields the protein MKHNMENYEETYRSFKWEVPEFYNFAYDTVDSWAEKDRTKLALISVNDDPKVAQKHTFWELSRLSNRFANVLMSAGARPGDRLLVLLPRIPEWYVAVLGAMKAGVVFMPTPTLSMPKDIEYRLNSSGAAFAITDADNAFKIRDIQQNCLNLKAVFIVGGNQEGWISYEEEMEKAAPEVKERIRTRTSDPLLIYFTSGTVGYPKMVEHTHAYPLAHIVTAKFVHDLQPNDIHWTIADTGWAKTAWGKLFGQWIIGCTVLQRNPKGRFNPKAALEVLERYGVTTFCAPPTAYRLLILEDLKKYRLSLRHCVSAGEPLNPEVIRAWEAGTGLKIYDFYGQTETVAVLANYPCLPIKEGSMGKPTPGHYVAIVDDEGNELPAGEEGHIAIRIKPFHPPGIFKGYLNQPDANLVAFRGDWYYTGDKAYKDAEGYFWFVGRADDVIKASGYRIGPFEVESALIEHPAVQESAVIGKPDPVRGEIVKAFVILKPGYEPSEQLVKELQEHCKRVTAPYKYPREIEFVKELPKTISGKIRRGELRRMELARLAAAREGKQQ from the coding sequence ATGAAGCACAATATGGAAAATTATGAAGAGACCTATCGCAGCTTCAAGTGGGAAGTTCCTGAATTCTACAACTTCGCCTATGATACCGTAGACTCTTGGGCGGAGAAGGACCGGACGAAGCTGGCATTGATTTCGGTGAACGATGATCCTAAGGTAGCCCAGAAGCACACCTTCTGGGAGTTGAGCCGGCTGTCCAACCGGTTCGCCAATGTGCTGATGTCAGCCGGCGCCAGGCCGGGGGACCGGCTGCTGGTGCTGCTGCCCCGGATTCCGGAGTGGTATGTGGCGGTGCTCGGTGCAATGAAAGCCGGTGTCGTTTTCATGCCGACGCCAACGCTGTCAATGCCCAAGGATATTGAATACCGGCTTAACAGTTCCGGTGCCGCCTTTGCGATCACCGACGCTGATAATGCCTTCAAGATCAGAGATATTCAGCAGAACTGTCTGAATCTCAAGGCGGTGTTTATCGTTGGCGGGAACCAGGAAGGCTGGATTAGCTATGAGGAGGAGATGGAGAAGGCGGCGCCTGAGGTAAAGGAACGAATTCGGACGCGGACGAGCGATCCGCTGCTCATTTACTTCACCTCCGGCACGGTCGGGTATCCGAAGATGGTTGAGCACACCCATGCCTATCCGCTCGCTCACATCGTCACCGCCAAATTTGTTCATGATCTCCAGCCTAATGATATCCACTGGACGATCGCCGATACCGGCTGGGCAAAGACCGCCTGGGGCAAGCTTTTCGGCCAGTGGATCATCGGCTGCACCGTGCTTCAGCGCAATCCGAAGGGCAGGTTTAATCCGAAGGCGGCGCTGGAGGTGCTGGAACGCTACGGTGTAACCACATTCTGCGCACCACCGACCGCTTACCGGCTTTTGATCCTTGAGGATCTGAAGAAGTACCGGCTGAGTCTGCGGCACTGCGTCTCTGCGGGTGAGCCTTTGAATCCGGAGGTCATCCGGGCATGGGAGGCAGGAACCGGACTTAAGATTTATGATTTTTACGGGCAGACCGAAACCGTGGCAGTGCTGGCAAATTACCCCTGTCTGCCGATCAAGGAAGGTTCGATGGGCAAGCCGACACCGGGACATTATGTGGCAATTGTTGATGATGAAGGTAATGAGTTGCCCGCTGGCGAGGAGGGACATATTGCCATCCGGATCAAGCCGTTTCATCCGCCGGGAATCTTCAAAGGCTATCTGAATCAGCCCGATGCCAATCTGGTGGCATTCCGGGGCGACTGGTACTACACCGGCGACAAGGCATATAAGGATGCGGAGGGCTATTTCTGGTTTGTCGGCCGGGCCGATGATGTGATCAAGGCATCCGGTTACCGGATCGGACCGTTTGAGGTGGAGTCGGCGCTGATTGAACATCCGGCGGTTCAGGAGTCGGCGGTCATCGGTAAACCGGACCCGGTGCGTGGTGAGATTGTCAAGGCTTTCGTCATCCTCAAGCCGGGTTACGAGCCTTCAGAACAGCTGGTCAAGGAACTGCAGGAACATTGCAAAAGGGTGACCGCACCCTACAAGTATCCGCGCGAGATTGAGTTTGTAAAGGAGCTCCCCAAGACGATCAGCGGCAAGATCCGCCGGGGGGAACTGCGCCGGATGGAGCTGGCACGGCTGGCAGCCGCTCGCGAGGGGAAACAGCAGTAA
- a CDS encoding tryptophanase: MTDNNIDFFISRFEELFSLAPQPGRYFQPRAYRNAAVRFRAHTGHDCEQVRHFFNTTGCPLHSVRARRELVEKTGLNPFLYPAQLLPGCDLLSDSGTTTMTMEQWAQLLLGDEAYGSNEGYYELNEQIGRTFGSQWQQELTSTVQTLFIFHQGRAAEHALFSNLSRMLGQRDVPPLVEVLNGVADRTGVFARLRRAAERVRKRSGAEPRFVIPSNGHFDTTEANIADCSIVPLNLNCDEHRQNDEQFPFRGNINLGELAELLDRIPQHIPLVYLTITNNTGGGQPVSMANIRAVRELTRQKNIPFFFDACRFAENAWFVREREPEFRNKDVAEIVRQMFEYPDGFHISLKKDGLANIGGALVIRPDGLFARLADYQQILPRLTDYQILTEGHPTYGGLAGRDLKAIAEGLRMVVRNEYLFARVEQVRRFAERLASDGIPVLKPAGGHAVYLDVDRFFDGVPVQDRDYPGVALVALLLVAGHRLCELGVYAFELEDVTPPRNNFVRAAVPRLAYEDQDLSACAEAVRLVYEHRARIPKVEVVYGAGLLLRHFKSRFRFV; this comes from the coding sequence ATGACCGATAATAATATTGATTTTTTCATTTCCCGGTTTGAGGAGCTGTTCAGTCTTGCACCTCAGCCCGGAAGGTATTTTCAGCCCCGTGCCTACCGGAATGCGGCGGTCCGGTTCCGTGCCCATACCGGTCATGACTGTGAGCAGGTTCGGCATTTTTTCAATACGACCGGCTGTCCCCTGCATTCAGTGCGGGCGCGGCGGGAACTGGTAGAAAAAACCGGACTGAATCCGTTTCTCTATCCGGCGCAGCTCCTGCCCGGTTGTGACCTGCTTTCTGACTCCGGCACCACCACCATGACCATGGAGCAGTGGGCGCAGCTGCTTCTGGGCGATGAGGCTTACGGCTCAAATGAGGGGTATTATGAACTGAATGAGCAGATCGGGAGAACCTTTGGTTCCCAGTGGCAGCAGGAGCTGACAAGTACCGTTCAGACGCTTTTTATCTTCCACCAGGGCCGGGCGGCTGAGCATGCGCTGTTTTCTAATCTGTCCCGGATGCTGGGACAGCGGGATGTTCCGCCTCTTGTCGAGGTGCTGAACGGGGTTGCTGATCGGACCGGTGTTTTTGCCCGGCTGAGACGGGCGGCAGAACGGGTGCGGAAAAGGAGCGGTGCGGAACCGAGGTTTGTTATTCCGAGTAACGGCCATTTTGACACGACCGAAGCCAATATCGCCGACTGCAGTATCGTTCCGCTGAATCTCAACTGTGATGAGCACCGGCAGAATGATGAGCAGTTTCCGTTCCGGGGTAATATCAATCTCGGTGAGCTGGCGGAACTGCTGGACCGGATTCCTCAGCACATCCCGCTGGTCTATCTCACAATCACCAATAATACCGGCGGGGGGCAGCCGGTCTCAATGGCAAATATCCGGGCGGTGCGGGAGCTGACCCGGCAGAAAAATATCCCGTTCTTTTTTGATGCCTGCCGTTTTGCGGAAAACGCCTGGTTCGTCCGGGAACGGGAACCTGAGTTTCGAAATAAAGATGTTGCCGAAATCGTCCGGCAGATGTTTGAATACCCGGACGGGTTTCACATCAGTCTGAAAAAGGACGGGCTGGCAAATATCGGTGGCGCGCTGGTAATCCGGCCGGACGGACTTTTTGCCCGGCTGGCCGATTATCAGCAGATTCTGCCCCGGCTCACCGATTATCAGATTCTGACTGAGGGTCATCCGACTTATGGCGGACTGGCGGGCAGAGACCTGAAGGCGATCGCCGAAGGGCTGCGGATGGTGGTGCGGAACGAGTATCTGTTTGCCCGGGTTGAGCAGGTCCGGCGTTTCGCAGAACGGCTTGCCAGTGATGGCATTCCCGTGCTCAAACCCGCAGGCGGCCATGCGGTCTATCTGGATGTGGACCGGTTCTTTGATGGTGTTCCGGTTCAGGACCGTGACTATCCCGGAGTGGCGCTGGTGGCGCTGCTGCTTGTTGCCGGACACCGGCTGTGTGAGCTGGGGGTCTACGCCTTTGAGCTTGAGGATGTGACTCCACCGCGCAACAACTTTGTGCGGGCAGCGGTGCCCCGGCTTGCCTATGAGGACCAGGACCTGTCTGCCTGTGCGGAAGCGGTCCGGCTCGTTTATGAACACCGGGCACGCATTCCCAAAGTTGAGGTAGTTTACGGTGCCGGACTGCTCCTGCGCCATTTCAAGAGCCGGTTCCGGTTTGTCTGA
- a CDS encoding YncE family protein — MKQAAVFSALLVSVLTAQWLERYIYFGDSLNGPYAPDRIFYNPGNNNVFVFGDDWGVLVFDGVSGRKIARIDLPDYPAGFCYHPQANKLYVAGTEVVVIDAAACRIIRTISPGYTTEHICYNPANNRVYAAGGNLLSVIDAVSDTLIMSVGLPGRAAAVACAPRVNKVYCVMTNERVAVFDCDQNRVIRTFYTGAGPYTTLYNEQTNRLYIAEGYDEDIAVVDCERDSVLRWLVAGYEPHRLCLNPVSGKFYCADGDGNWFGIYDARADTLIRWLYLGEEVQGGMVWDSIDNLVYVSLTDRDSLAVIDGVTDELVRQVPTPGREPSGLAYNPRQNLVYCAETGSDRVTFYDGRTSAVVGEVSTEVPGASKLVYISATDRVYCLVHSDSIFPVDCATGRIGVPIELPFSPDELIEVAEVNRVYLFPMWGEAIAVIEIAGDTLSKIIPVSGVPLQPVRATGQNRIYFVLYEQRTGFYGLNCVTDSIDESVITDSFPALLGYAAGRLYFAEGAGTRRLVAYDVAGRRRVAEISPGCYPQALYPLPGLNLVAVSSRFQDSLVFIDCSTHTVTGALRFRYGFYYLIYNPANRRLYLPAYGDTMYVVDPVLPAVVDTVAGDFAGPCRAVDTIASKLYFGDEHRVTVFDCQSNRIVVVIPLPGLASGCAFSPPNRRMFFSVSGVGGLAVIRDTTMVGIGEQRSVLSDSRSLPTVVCRRLNLPLEFQAPGRQFYLADPAGRRVQVLKPGVNELDRLASGVYFIVSSNRQEQAQIRRLIIVR; from the coding sequence ATGAAACAGGCGGCAGTTTTTTCTGCCCTGCTGGTGAGTGTCCTTACCGCCCAGTGGCTGGAGCGGTATATCTATTTCGGCGATTCGCTGAACGGACCGTATGCACCGGACCGGATATTTTACAACCCCGGTAATAACAATGTCTTTGTGTTCGGCGATGACTGGGGGGTGCTGGTGTTTGACGGTGTGTCCGGCAGAAAGATCGCCCGGATTGACCTGCCCGATTATCCTGCCGGCTTCTGTTACCACCCGCAGGCAAACAAGCTCTATGTTGCGGGCACGGAGGTGGTGGTGATTGATGCTGCCGCCTGCCGGATCATCCGGACGATCAGTCCGGGTTATACTACCGAGCACATCTGCTATAATCCGGCGAACAACCGGGTTTATGCCGCGGGTGGCAATCTGCTCAGCGTCATTGATGCTGTCAGTGATACGCTGATTATGAGTGTCGGTCTGCCCGGTAGGGCAGCAGCGGTCGCCTGTGCCCCGCGAGTGAACAAGGTCTACTGTGTGATGACCAATGAAAGGGTGGCGGTATTTGACTGCGACCAGAACCGGGTGATCAGAACCTTCTATACCGGTGCCGGTCCCTATACGACACTTTATAATGAGCAGACCAACCGGCTTTATATCGCTGAGGGTTATGATGAGGACATTGCGGTGGTGGACTGTGAACGGGATTCGGTGCTCCGGTGGCTCGTTGCCGGCTACGAGCCGCACCGGCTGTGCCTGAATCCGGTCAGCGGAAAATTTTACTGTGCGGATGGTGATGGAAACTGGTTCGGCATCTACGATGCCCGGGCCGATACCCTGATCCGGTGGCTTTATCTCGGTGAGGAGGTGCAGGGCGGGATGGTCTGGGATTCAATTGACAATCTGGTCTATGTGTCGCTCACTGATCGTGACAGTCTGGCAGTGATTGACGGGGTCACCGATGAGCTGGTCCGGCAGGTGCCGACACCGGGGCGGGAGCCGTCCGGCCTGGCATACAATCCGCGTCAGAATCTGGTTTACTGTGCGGAGACAGGAAGTGACCGTGTGACATTTTACGATGGAAGAACGAGTGCAGTGGTGGGCGAAGTATCGACCGAAGTTCCCGGAGCTTCAAAGCTGGTCTATATTTCCGCTACCGACCGGGTTTACTGTCTTGTTCACAGTGATAGCATCTTTCCCGTAGACTGCGCTACCGGCCGGATTGGTGTTCCGATTGAGCTGCCGTTTTCCCCGGATGAGCTGATTGAGGTTGCCGAGGTTAACCGGGTGTATCTGTTTCCGATGTGGGGAGAGGCGATCGCGGTGATTGAAATTGCAGGGGATACGCTCAGCAAAATCATCCCCGTGTCCGGAGTTCCGTTACAGCCGGTGCGGGCAACCGGGCAGAACCGGATCTATTTTGTCCTGTATGAACAAAGGACCGGGTTTTACGGTTTGAACTGTGTTACCGACTCAATTGATGAATCTGTGATCACCGATTCCTTTCCTGCGCTGCTCGGCTATGCTGCCGGACGCCTCTACTTTGCGGAAGGCGCTGGTACCCGCCGGCTGGTCGCCTATGATGTTGCCGGGCGCCGGCGAGTGGCGGAGATCAGTCCGGGCTGCTATCCGCAAGCGCTGTATCCGCTGCCGGGACTGAATCTGGTGGCGGTGTCCTCCCGGTTTCAGGATTCGCTGGTGTTCATTGACTGTTCAACCCATACGGTTACCGGGGCGCTGCGTTTCCGTTACGGTTTCTATTATTTGATTTACAATCCGGCGAACCGCCGGCTCTATCTTCCGGCATACGGTGATACAATGTATGTGGTCGATCCGGTCCTGCCGGCAGTGGTGGATACGGTGGCGGGCGATTTTGCCGGTCCGTGCCGGGCAGTGGATACGATTGCGAGCAAGCTCTACTTTGGTGACGAGCACCGGGTGACAGTTTTTGACTGTCAGAGCAACCGGATTGTGGTTGTGATTCCGCTTCCGGGTTTGGCTTCGGGGTGTGCCTTCAGTCCGCCGAACCGGCGGATGTTTTTCAGTGTGTCGGGGGTTGGCGGGCTGGCGGTCATCCGGGATACGACAATGGTGGGTATCGGCGAACAGAGATCGGTTTTAAGCGACAGCCGTTCTCTGCCAACCGTGGTGTGCCGCCGGCTGAATCTTCCTCTTGAGTTTCAGGCTCCGGGCCGGCAGTTCTATCTTGCTGACCCGGCAGGCAGGCGGGTGCAGGTGCTCAAACCGGGGGTTAACGAGCTGGACCGACTGGCATCAGGAGTTTATTTTATCGTCAGCAGCAACCGGCAGGAGCAGGCACAAATCCGGAGGCTGATTATCGTCCGGTAA
- a CDS encoding metallophosphoesterase produces MANRLFCLLLLITAGCEIDPRAVLLHPDVETRVRQSLDCILLPETFPDTLRFAVFSDLHIGKPAGSYWQTFVRCLDSLNISFFCAAGDLTDHGTTAEYDSVLYLFQHTNRHFYVTLGNHDLYRPNSWDYYQTRFGPSCYAIRPGLHLKLIFLDTGEGRLGATQFRWLETELSSPEKYKIIITHFPLYDDQTPSIFRLGSVAERAKLLSLLRKYRVYAWCAGHIHGLRHQQIDSTSHLLTGAVSRALDFGEAGFLLFEVQPDTITWRFIPLAD; encoded by the coding sequence ATGGCAAATAGGCTTTTCTGCCTGCTACTGTTAATCACTGCCGGCTGTGAAATTGACCCGCGGGCGGTCCTGCTTCATCCTGATGTTGAAACCCGGGTCCGGCAGAGTCTGGACTGCATCCTGCTACCCGAAACATTTCCCGATACCCTGCGTTTTGCCGTTTTCAGTGACCTGCATATCGGCAAGCCGGCAGGCAGTTACTGGCAGACCTTTGTCCGGTGCCTTGATTCCCTGAATATCAGCTTCTTCTGTGCTGCCGGTGATCTGACCGACCATGGCACCACTGCCGAATATGACTCGGTGCTCTATCTGTTCCAGCACACAAACCGGCACTTCTATGTCACGCTTGGCAACCACGACCTCTACCGGCCGAACAGCTGGGATTATTATCAGACCCGGTTCGGTCCCTCCTGCTATGCGATCCGCCCCGGCCTGCACCTGAAGCTGATTTTCCTTGATACCGGCGAAGGCAGATTAGGCGCCACCCAGTTCCGCTGGCTTGAGACCGAACTCAGCTCACCGGAGAAATACAAAATTATCATCACCCACTTCCCGCTCTATGATGACCAGACCCCCTCCATCTTCCGGCTCGGTTCGGTTGCGGAACGGGCAAAACTGCTCAGCCTGCTGCGCAAATATCGGGTGTATGCCTGGTGTGCGGGGCACATCCATGGCCTGCGCCACCAGCAGATTGACAGCACCAGCCACCTCCTCACCGGTGCGGTCTCCCGGGCGCTGGACTTCGGGGAAGCCGGATTTCTCCTCTTTGAGGTCCAGCCCGATACCATCACCTGGCGCTTCATCCCCCTCGCGGACTGA
- a CDS encoding serpin family protein: MYTLLLLSLFSSPLRGANPPVAPELLAAAKNRFGFALVNELAAVQPAENLLISPYSIATALTMTATGAAGETKNVILKTLSLSGTRTEELNAGEKNLLDSLITARRNITLEIANSIWARHGIAFKSVFRRKLQHFYSAELFTLDFNSPDAASRINSWVSRRTHDKIRSIISRINPEHALFLINAVYFKGKWQQPFDPQLTAEDIFYLPDNRTVRVQMMHRSGKFSYFAGAGFEAVELPYGQGKISMFLLLPEEKTGLPALLKQLTPENWSAWRARFASRQGEIALPRFRIEYEQSLKPALSQLGMGLAFDLNRADFSAMCSQPRLAIGDVKHKSFIEVNEEGTEAAAVTSVEMVMTAIPVNSFNLVFNRPFLFLIQDNTTGTILFIGTVVHPAPGK; this comes from the coding sequence ATGTACACTTTATTACTGCTTTCACTTTTCAGCTCCCCGCTCCGCGGTGCCAACCCGCCGGTTGCACCGGAGCTGTTAGCGGCAGCCAAGAACCGCTTTGGCTTTGCCCTGGTGAATGAACTTGCCGCGGTCCAGCCGGCGGAAAATCTGCTCATCTCCCCCTATTCAATCGCTACCGCACTGACAATGACCGCAACTGGAGCTGCAGGCGAAACAAAGAATGTGATACTGAAGACACTGTCATTATCCGGCACCCGCACTGAGGAGCTCAATGCCGGGGAGAAAAACCTTCTCGATTCCCTGATTACCGCCCGACGGAATATAACACTGGAAATTGCAAATTCAATCTGGGCACGGCACGGGATTGCCTTCAAATCTGTCTTCCGGCGGAAACTGCAGCACTTCTACTCAGCCGAACTGTTCACCCTTGACTTCAACTCACCCGATGCTGCCAGCCGGATCAACAGCTGGGTCAGCCGCAGGACCCACGATAAAATCCGCTCGATCATCAGCCGGATCAACCCCGAACATGCGCTGTTTCTGATCAATGCGGTCTATTTCAAGGGCAAGTGGCAGCAGCCCTTTGACCCCCAGCTGACTGCCGAAGATATCTTCTATCTGCCGGACAATCGCACGGTCAGGGTCCAGATGATGCACCGGTCCGGAAAGTTCAGCTATTTTGCCGGCGCCGGCTTTGAAGCGGTGGAACTGCCCTACGGTCAGGGCAAAATCAGCATGTTTCTACTCCTGCCGGAAGAAAAAACGGGCCTGCCGGCACTGCTCAAACAGCTCACACCGGAAAACTGGTCTGCCTGGCGTGCCCGGTTTGCCTCCCGCCAGGGAGAAATTGCCCTGCCGCGCTTCCGGATTGAGTATGAACAGAGCCTGAAACCGGCACTGAGCCAGCTGGGTATGGGACTGGCTTTTGACCTCAACCGGGCAGACTTTTCCGCCATGTGTTCCCAGCCGCGCCTGGCAATCGGTGATGTCAAGCACAAAAGCTTCATTGAAGTCAATGAGGAGGGCACGGAAGCGGCAGCGGTGACCTCAGTGGAAATGGTGATGACCGCAATTCCGGTAAACAGTTTCAATCTGGTTTTCAACCGGCCCTTTCTGTTTCTGATTCAGGACAACACGACCGGCACAATTCTCTTCATCGGCACGGTCGTTCATCCTGCTCCGGGAAAATAG
- a CDS encoding nitrilase-related carbon-nitrogen hydrolase: MRVGFYQFEPRPRAMEENLNRIFERLKGVSADLIVLPELCLSGYLFASREELARYALAVPDAPVCNRLVNFCAEKNLSLVLGAAEKAGACIFNSALLFTPTGSIHVYRKVHLFNDEKDLFDPGDLPFPVFRIDAVTVGLLVCFDYFFPESARSLLLRGAQIVCHPANLVLNYAQSMTITRAQENRVFWILANRTGTEALGSRVMNFTGQSQIISPEGTVLARAGAEAEDLQIVDINPALALNKTVTPRNDLIADRRPGLYFPGAG, from the coding sequence ATGCGGGTCGGTTTCTATCAGTTTGAGCCCAGACCCAGAGCGATGGAGGAAAATTTGAACCGGATCTTTGAGCGGTTGAAAGGAGTAAGCGCTGATCTGATTGTGCTGCCGGAGTTGTGTCTGAGCGGATATCTGTTTGCCAGCCGGGAGGAGCTTGCCCGTTATGCGCTTGCGGTGCCGGATGCACCGGTCTGCAACCGGCTGGTTAACTTCTGTGCGGAGAAAAATCTCAGTCTGGTGCTCGGTGCCGCCGAAAAGGCGGGTGCCTGTATTTTTAATTCCGCGCTGCTTTTCACCCCGACCGGCTCAATTCATGTCTACCGGAAGGTGCATCTGTTCAACGACGAGAAGGATCTTTTTGATCCCGGTGATCTGCCGTTTCCGGTGTTCAGAATTGATGCGGTTACGGTGGGGCTGCTGGTGTGCTTTGACTACTTTTTCCCGGAGAGCGCCCGATCGCTCCTGTTGCGGGGTGCGCAGATTGTCTGCCATCCGGCAAATCTGGTGCTGAATTATGCCCAGTCAATGACCATCACCCGGGCACAGGAGAACCGGGTCTTCTGGATTTTAGCCAACCGCACTGGCACTGAAGCGCTGGGCAGCCGGGTGATGAATTTTACCGGTCAGAGTCAGATCATCAGTCCAGAAGGAACAGTGCTTGCCCGCGCCGGTGCTGAAGCTGAAGACCTGCAGATTGTGGATATTAATCCCGCGCTGGCACTGAACAAGACGGTTACCCCGCGCAATGATCTGATCGCCGACCGCCGACCCGGGCTCTATTTTCCCGGAGCAGGATGA